TATGTAAACAAACACTGTTACACGAACATATGAAAGTAATGCAAGTTATGGTGATTTTAAACTTTGCCCACTGAAAAAGCAATGCATATTAGGTGTGTTCATCTGGCACCTCTGCTCTAAAGTACTCGTtacggttgtttttatttttgccgtgcgtgaaaaaaatattatcgagCCAATACAGAAAGTTCGTCGCAAAGTTTGTTCGGAACAtgaattgtaattttcgtcTCCGGTCTCCAAAAAAGGCAACTACCGGCAGTGGTTGGAAGAATTTGACCTGACGAAGTGAGTTTTCCCGGTTTGCCTCCAGTTCACTTATGATGAGGTGGAGCAGCATAATTATCATGGATTCCAGAGATAATAAATATCGTTAAAAGCCAAGTAACAAGCAAAACCAATTTAGCAGTTGACAGAATGTACAAAACAGCCCAATGCAGATTACCAAACGGGGACGAATGATTTGAATCCGGTAGAAACATGTTGGTAGGCTATTTCCCCCcacaacaaaaatttcttaaatatttgatactatcaaatattcatatatTCGATAATAGATATTAAAATCGCCTAAAGTTTAAATATTGTACCGGAAAGAAATCTCAGCATGACAGGTGGGAGCCAAACCTGGAGTGACTTTCCAGATGTACTTGCAAGTCACAGAGGTTCATTTTTCCTCTGAGCGACAAAATGACAGACGACGATGTTAACAGACGACCATGGTAGAGGCGGAATACCTGGGTGCGTTAGAGTTCGAAACACTTTTACCATAACAGTTAGCGGTAAgaagtttgaaacttttttgcttgaaattagTCGAAAACATTTGTTACACCTTTTCAAGACGATCTCCATCCAAAGATGTCGAAAACTTAAAACGGAAGCGAATGAACGGATGTCGGATACGATAATCGAGCTGGAAGGCCTTTAAAATGAAGTGACCAGTAGTAGTAGCCCGATTGAGGGGGCTAACAAGTTGGCTAACAGCAGACGCAAAATGTCCgataatgaagaaattaagACCTCCTTCAAGCTGGTCGATGTGGTCAGATAGATCTGAATGACGCAGTTTGAAATGTGGATCAATCTGTTGGTCTTTCTGGTGTTCACTATCATACTGACGTTCAAGGCATATATATCATTACCCATCATATCACTACAAACTCGTTATTTGTAACCacaatcaatttcttattttgaaccaaattttgataatttaatctTACCCAAATTCTAACAACTACGATTAATCTAAAATGTGGAATGTGGAACATGTGGAACTAGTTGGAAACTTGGAAATAGTCAAAATGACAGAATCAAATATGTTATAGTTCTCATGGAATTACGTTTTTATATTATTCAAGacgttatttttacaaatcttggtGGACTGGTATAAGGTAGCCAAGCTTATATACTTTTCAATATGGTGCCACTAACttagaaaacttaaatttatcttCTAAAAACTGACTATATAGTTAgttatatgaaatttattcttgaaagtttttatttaaaaggttacaattattttaaaaaatggctGTTTTCTGCGGAATGGTAAtaaatttgatgcaaaattgatGCAGTGAATTTCACTCTTCCTACCCAATACTATGTTGTGGTGGTATATCTGGCTTGTCTGTACTTTGTACACTTTCTTAAATAttgatcattaaaaaaacataccgttcaaaatcaatcagaacatgaatataaattaaaagaacacaatatgaaacaattttttcttatttttacatGAGAACTAACATCATGGTTGacatttctacgaaaaaaaatcgttcaaaagtaACCATATTAAACCATTTTAGATTATTAATTAAGTATGGTTATGGTTAATAAAAAAGAAGCGTGTGAGAGAAATTGAGATGGTTTGTTTCGTCCGCCCGCACGCATCCCTCCGTCGTTATCTCCTTCACAGAGCAACCTTTGCTAGCGAACATCGAAGTATCAATCGCTTCCGTACCATGCGATGTTAGCCACAAGTACTCATGACTGTTACATACTAAtttcggggttgtaccccttggtgaaaaccataattaaatttaagtatTTGGAGCTTGGCTCCAAATTTTTTGGAATGGTTCGGCGTAAAGCTGAACCATAAACAATGTATAAAATTATTAGGGCTTCTAAAAGCATTCTTTTCCTCCCACTCAGTTACTTATAAGTCAGCAATTCTGAGTGGGAGGGAAAGGTGTCGTTCCTAACTTCATCGTTTGTGTAAGGTAGtgagcgcgcccatcgtgtctatgacgtcatctataatttgacgtcatttatacgataatcttgattttagtgattgctggttgtggctagccagccaaattgacacgttttttggagtgatgatttgatgataattactatgaaaatttatttttcaaactattttgtttttttttctttcttttatacattgaagagggaaaaaaatcaaattttttaagacaaaaatcatttttattgtacttcccagtttcgcaaaaacgtagtgacaaagtttataaaaaaatcacaccaatacatacaaatacactgacatcgacagaactcgtcgagctgattcgataggtacctataaaggtatatctaagacccaaaattaaggatctcccaaatcgaccgataactatacctttctgttagaaaggcaaaaaggtctccaaccatgtgtttcaaataatttaacgtTTGCTCTGGGAACAAACGTTGGAGTGAAGGCAGCGAGAATAGAGTATCAATAATTCTagcatagagtccaatgataagtaaaatatatttttaaaatcaattaggAACATGAGTatagaattaaatattacaatataaaaacacCAACTCAAGTAACTCAAGAATAGATAGTTCGAGCTCATCATTTGACCTGTGGTATGTTTTGTCCAAAAATGTCATTGTAATTTCATGGTCTGGGAGTGAAGTGCAGCTTGATCTGGTTCTGTTGAAGGTTAAGTGTATAACAGGTAGGAGCGATTTACACGTGCGCTGTTGCCTAGGAGGCTTGTGGTGGAACAGTTGATTCGCCTTGAGAGAGCTCTTTATAACTGGATAAGATACCATTCAGGACTGATAAGGATGAAAGTTACTTGATTCTTTCTACATTTCGAATCGGATGAGCGACAACATTTCTGGATGGTGGAGGTTGGTCCCGGATACTGACAGTTATGGACCACTGGAGTATCGTTCTTCCAGAATAAATTCAACGCCCTGATGCAAGCGTGAGATGCTAAATTTTGTTTGGCCCATTCCATGTCTAGGGTGAGGTACGGCAAGATGAGTTCATCCCAAATGTAATAAATAGGGTGCCTATCGGAAGTCAATCCTATTCCTTTCTGCCCAGAATGGACTAAATTGACCAATATGACCAAATCGATGTGGATCATGAAAGGATACCCTGGAAAAAAGGAATAATTATTGACCATGTTTACTGTCGTCCAAAAAGGTTCTCTTACATTCGAAATGGTTTCTATTTTCAGTCTGTTCATAGTCGAACTTGAGAGCTTCGCTGGGGCCAGAGTTCTTTTTACTTGTAAGCCCGGTTCGAGTTCCAGCAGGAGGGTCCTTTGATATTGGACAAGTTGTAAAAGCTGTTGTGTAGTCCGTGTAGGCGTATCGGTTCGCATCGAGGCTCTCGAACGTGATCAGATGCTGACCCTGCTGACCGATGCGTGAGCGAACATCAAACTTGCCTTGGCCGTGGCGTCCTAGAATTGGGTTTGAGCAATCTTAATATTGTATGCACCGATCAAAAAACTACCATCTGCTGGAAAAGTTAAAGGTTTCACACTTGAACATTCAAATATAAACTTACCTAATGGAAGCAGAACATTCCGATGGGCAGCTTCACCCGAGCTTTGCAGCCACAAAATACCGACCTTGCTATCAATTGTTGACGACACACTGGGCGAACGCGTTGTATTAATCATCTTTCGGTGGCGGtggctttttctttaaatatattcgAGGGTGCAGCAGCGGATTATTATTAATTAACCGGTCAGAAAAGaactttcgaaaaaatttgaatagttcGATTTGGGTGTTGTATGTAAACAAACACTGTTACACGAACATATGAAAGTAATGCAAGTTATGGTGATTTTAAACTTTGCCCACTGAAAAAGCAATGCATATTAGGTGTGTTCATCTGGCACCTCTGCTCTAAAGTACTCGTtacggttgtttttatttttgccgtgcgtgaaaaaaatattatcgagCCAATACAGAAAGTTCGTCGCAAAGTTTGTTCGGAACAtgaattgtaattttcgtcTCCGGTCTCCAAAAAAGGCAACTACCGGCAGTGGTTGGAAGAATTTGACCTGACGAAGTGAGTTTTCCCGGTTTGCCTCCAGTTCACTTATGATGAGGTGGAGCAGCATAATTATCATGGATTCCAGAGATAATAAATATCGTTAAAAGCCAAGTAACAAGCAAAACCAATTTAGCAGTTGACAGAATGTACAAAACAGCCCAATGCAGATTACCAAACGGGGACGAATGATTTGAATCCGGTAGAAACATGTTGGTAGGCTATTTCCCCCcacaacaaaaatttcttaaatatttgatactatcaaatattcatatatTCGATAATAGATATTAAAATCGCCTAAAGTTTAAATATTGTACCGGAAAGAAATCTCAGCATGACAGGTGGGAGCCAAACCTGGAGTGACTTTCCAGATGTACTTGCAAGTCACAGAGGTTCATTTTTCCTCTGAGCGACAAAATGACAGACGACGATGTTAACAGACGACCATGGTAGAGGCGGAATACCTGGGTGCGTTAGAGTTCGAAACACTTTTACCATAACAGTTAGCGGTAAgaagtttgaaacttttttgcttgaaattagTCGAAAACATTTGTTACACCTTTTCAAGACGATCTCCATCCAAAGATGTCGAAAACTTAAAACGGAAGCGAATGAACGGATGTCGGATACGATAATCGAGCTGGAAGGCCTTTAAAATGAAGTGACCAGTAGTAGTAGCCCGATTGAGGGGGCTAACAAGTTGGCTAACAGCAGACGCAAAATGTCCgataatgaagaaattaagACCTCCTTCAAGCTGGTCGATGTGGTCAGATAGATCTGAATGACGCAGTTTGAAATGTGGATCAATCTGTTGGTCTTTCTGGTGTTCACTATCATACTGACGTTCAAGGCATATATATCATTACCCATCATATCACTACAAACTCGTTATTTGTAACCacaatcaatttcttattttgaaccaaattttgataatttaatctTACCCAAATTCTAACAACTACGATTAATCTAAAATGTGGAATGTGGAACATGTGGAACTAGTTGGAAACTTGGAAATAGTCAAAATGACAGAATCAAATATGTTATAGTTCTCATGGAATTACGTTTTTATATTATTCAAGacgttatttttacaaatcttggtGGACTGGTATAAGGTAGCCAAGCTTATATACTTTTCAATATGGTGCCACTAACttagaaaacttaaatttatcttCTAAAAACTGACTATATAGTTAgttatatgaaatttattcttgaaagtttttatttaaaaggttacaattattttaaaaaatggctGTTTTCTGCGGAA
This sequence is a window from Uranotaenia lowii strain MFRU-FL chromosome 3, ASM2978415v1, whole genome shotgun sequence. Protein-coding genes within it:
- the LOC129758621 gene encoding uncharacterized protein LOC129758621 produces the protein MINTTRSPSVSSTIDSKVGILWLQSSGEAAHRNVLLPLGRHGQGKFDVRSRIGQQGQHLITFESLDANRYAYTDYTTAFTTCPISKDPPAGTRTGLTSKKNSGPSEALKFDYEQTENRNHFEWYPFMIHIDLVILVNLVHSGQKGIGLTSDRHPIYYIWDELILPYLTLDMEWAKQNLASHACIRALNLFWKNDTPVVHNCQYPGPTSTIQKCCRSSDSKCRKNQVTFILISPEWYLIQL